One genomic region from Halobacteriovorax vibrionivorans encodes:
- a CDS encoding ABC transporter permease: MNTWSYIIRRLLYTIPIILGVCLIIFAIFNLSGYDPAQLLLGKHASAKQIAEVRHELGLDRPLVEQYLDIVKSAFTFDFGRSWATKQQIIEMIKEGAIPSLTLTLPAFLISTTLSILLAIVVSFFRGKAIDRALVIISVSLMSIPSLAYILFFQKFFAYEMGWFEISGYEHGFPYFVPYIILPVIIMVVLNLGPDLRYFRTVILDDIYQDYVRTARAKGLSEKAVLLKHVLKNSLIPIITYVIIQIPFLILGTLLLESFFSIPGLGGLTVKAVFDNDFPVIKAMTILSAMGYIIFTVITDILYTVVDPRVRLK; encoded by the coding sequence GTGAATACTTGGTCATACATTATAAGAAGACTACTTTACACGATCCCTATTATTCTAGGTGTGTGTTTAATTATCTTCGCTATCTTTAACTTATCTGGATACGATCCAGCACAACTTTTATTAGGTAAGCACGCATCAGCAAAACAAATTGCTGAAGTAAGACATGAACTTGGACTTGATCGTCCATTAGTAGAACAGTACTTAGATATCGTTAAGTCTGCTTTTACTTTCGACTTTGGTCGTTCATGGGCAACAAAGCAACAGATTATTGAAATGATTAAGGAAGGTGCGATTCCTTCATTAACATTAACTCTTCCTGCTTTCTTAATCTCAACAACACTATCAATACTTCTTGCTATTGTTGTTTCATTCTTTAGAGGGAAGGCCATTGACCGCGCACTTGTTATTATCAGTGTATCGTTAATGAGTATTCCATCTCTTGCGTATATTCTTTTCTTCCAAAAGTTTTTTGCGTATGAAATGGGGTGGTTTGAAATCTCAGGTTATGAGCACGGATTCCCGTACTTTGTACCATATATTATTTTACCAGTTATCATTATGGTTGTTCTTAACTTAGGTCCTGATCTTCGTTACTTTAGAACAGTAATTCTTGATGATATTTACCAGGACTATGTACGTACAGCACGTGCCAAAGGTCTAAGCGAGAAAGCTGTTCTTTTAAAGCACGTTTTAAAGAACTCTCTAATTCCAATTATCACATATGTAATTATTCAAATTCCTTTCCTTATTTTAGGAACCCTGCTTCTTGAGAGTTTCTTCTCAATTCCAGGGCTTGGTGGTCTAACTGTAAAAGCTGTTTTTGATAATGACTTCCCAGTTATTAAGGCGATGACGATTTTATCTGCTATGGGTTATATCATCTTCACAGTTATTACAGATATTCTTTATACAGTTGTTGATCCAAGAGTAAGGTTAAAGTAG
- a CDS encoding ABC transporter permease yields the protein MSVNHSSESKSLWGHAWTELKRDKAAVFSMIVIGGYVLLAALTFFGVIAGEWSKEIGASYSAPSLDALFGTDIFGRSVVYKTLKGAEMAIGIGFSTATISTVIGVTLGLTAGYFGGKVDEFIVWFYTSMASIPYIMLLFAVTMVLGKGTSSLFLALGITSWVGLCRLVRGEVMRHKQREYIQAAAALGAGNTRRMFKHILPNIFHIVIIQFSLRFQQAIKSEVILSYLGLGVQGQPSWGTMIDDSKLELARGVWWQLTAATVAMFVLVLALNLLGDALRDSLDPKLKGKA from the coding sequence ATGTCAGTAAATCATTCAAGTGAATCAAAATCATTATGGGGACATGCTTGGACTGAGCTTAAAAGAGATAAAGCTGCAGTTTTTAGTATGATCGTTATTGGTGGATACGTACTTCTTGCCGCATTAACTTTCTTTGGAGTTATTGCAGGTGAATGGTCAAAAGAAATCGGTGCTTCATATTCAGCTCCTTCATTGGACGCTCTATTTGGTACAGATATTTTTGGTCGAAGTGTTGTTTATAAAACTTTAAAAGGTGCAGAGATGGCCATTGGTATTGGTTTCTCTACTGCTACTATCTCAACTGTAATTGGTGTAACACTAGGTCTTACGGCCGGTTACTTTGGTGGAAAAGTCGATGAATTTATCGTTTGGTTTTATACATCAATGGCATCAATTCCATATATCATGCTTCTTTTTGCTGTGACGATGGTTCTTGGAAAAGGAACTTCTTCACTTTTCTTAGCTCTAGGTATCACTTCTTGGGTTGGACTTTGTCGACTTGTTCGTGGTGAAGTTATGAGACACAAGCAAAGAGAATATATTCAAGCAGCTGCCGCACTTGGTGCTGGAAATACAAGAAGAATGTTTAAGCACATCCTTCCAAATATTTTTCACATCGTAATCATTCAATTCTCTCTGAGATTTCAACAAGCTATTAAGTCAGAAGTAATCCTTTCTTATTTAGGTCTTGGTGTTCAAGGTCAACCTTCTTGGGGAACAATGATCGATGACTCTAAGCTTGAACTAGCTCGTGGAGTTTGGTGGCAATTAACAGCTGCAACAGTTGCAATGTTCGTTCTGGTACTTGCTCTGAACCTTCTAGGGGATGCTTTAAGAGACTCTCTAGATCCAAAACTAAAGGGTAAAGCGTAG
- a CDS encoding ABC transporter substrate-binding protein translates to MKSRNLVSFLLMSLLAVTISCTKKVDLNEKVLNLAVTSEIKGMDPIYSNDKYSSNEVGRVYEGLLEYHYLKRPYTLVPNLAESLPEVSEDGLTYTFKIKKGVLFHDDKAFEGGKGRELVAEDFVYSIKRLADPKLQGLGWWLLSGKIKGLDAWRDKNAEKDKVDYSEEVEGLRALDKYTLQFKLTKQFPQFLYSLAMPFTFAVAKEVVDHYGKEFLNHPVGTGPFMLGEFKQTAKKFSYTRNPKFRKKLFPSEASDEFKHMLKYAGKPVPFVDRIEINVVKEDQPRWLNFLKGRVDYIGIPKDNFEAAVTPGKGLDKQFEEKGVELSISPSLDVTYTAFNHDLKLLQNRDLRRALALAYDVKEFNKLFYNGTALPAQSVIPPGIAGYMPDYVSPYRNRDLAKAKELLAKAGYPDGKGLPEITYDCPSSSTSRQIGELFKKQMAEIGVNIKVVQNSWPELQKKITKRQVMLYGIAWGADYPDAENFLQLLYGPNKSPGANGSGYDNPEFNKLFAKASIMQDSPERTAIYEELNKMAAEEVPWIYGVHRQSYLIKHSWLKNYMTTDFEAGQAQYLDVDLDQKKKMQDKL, encoded by the coding sequence ATGAAATCAAGGAATCTTGTTTCATTTTTACTCATGAGTTTACTTGCAGTAACAATCTCATGTACGAAAAAAGTTGACCTAAACGAAAAGGTCTTAAATTTAGCGGTAACATCTGAAATTAAAGGGATGGATCCGATTTATTCAAATGACAAATATTCATCTAATGAAGTTGGTCGTGTTTATGAAGGTCTATTAGAGTATCACTACTTAAAAAGACCATACACTCTAGTTCCAAACTTAGCAGAATCTTTACCAGAAGTTTCTGAAGACGGACTAACTTATACTTTCAAAATTAAAAAAGGTGTTTTATTCCACGATGATAAAGCTTTTGAAGGTGGTAAAGGTCGTGAGCTAGTTGCTGAAGACTTTGTTTACTCAATCAAAAGACTTGCTGATCCAAAGCTACAGGGTCTTGGATGGTGGCTACTATCTGGTAAGATCAAAGGGCTAGATGCTTGGCGTGATAAGAATGCTGAAAAAGATAAGGTTGATTATTCTGAAGAAGTAGAAGGTCTAAGAGCTTTAGATAAGTATACTCTTCAATTTAAACTTACGAAGCAATTCCCACAATTCCTATACTCACTTGCAATGCCATTTACATTTGCAGTTGCAAAAGAAGTTGTTGATCACTACGGGAAAGAATTCCTTAACCACCCAGTTGGTACAGGGCCTTTCATGCTTGGTGAATTCAAGCAAACTGCTAAGAAGTTTAGCTACACAAGAAATCCAAAGTTTAGAAAGAAGCTTTTCCCATCTGAAGCAAGTGACGAATTTAAGCACATGCTAAAGTATGCTGGTAAACCAGTTCCTTTCGTTGATCGTATTGAAATCAATGTTGTTAAAGAAGATCAGCCACGTTGGCTAAACTTCCTTAAGGGGAGAGTTGATTATATTGGTATCCCAAAGGATAACTTTGAAGCGGCCGTTACTCCAGGTAAAGGTCTAGATAAGCAATTTGAAGAGAAGGGTGTTGAGCTTTCAATTTCACCATCTCTAGATGTTACTTATACAGCATTCAATCACGATCTGAAGTTACTTCAAAATCGTGACCTAAGAAGAGCACTTGCTCTTGCATATGATGTAAAAGAATTTAACAAGCTTTTCTATAATGGTACTGCTCTTCCTGCGCAGTCAGTTATTCCTCCGGGAATTGCTGGTTATATGCCAGACTACGTAAGTCCTTATAGAAACCGTGACCTTGCAAAGGCAAAAGAGCTTCTAGCAAAAGCAGGTTACCCAGATGGTAAAGGTCTTCCTGAAATTACTTATGACTGTCCATCTTCATCGACTTCACGTCAGATTGGTGAGCTATTTAAAAAGCAAATGGCAGAAATTGGTGTAAATATCAAAGTTGTACAAAACTCATGGCCAGAGCTTCAAAAGAAGATCACTAAGCGTCAGGTTATGCTTTATGGAATTGCATGGGGTGCAGATTATCCAGATGCTGAAAACTTCCTACAACTTCTATATGGACCAAATAAGTCTCCAGGAGCAAATGGTTCAGGATATGATAATCCAGAGTTCAATAAGCTATTTGCAAAAGCTTCAATTATGCAAGATTCTCCAGAGAGAACTGCTATCTATGAAGAGCTTAATAAAATGGCAGCAGAAGAAGTTCCATGGATTTACGGTGTTCACCGTCAGTCTTACCTAATCAAGCACAGTTGGCTAAAAAACTACATGACAACTGACTTTGAAGCAGGTCAGGCTCAATACCTAGACGTGGATCTAGATCAAAAGAAGAAAATGCAAGATAAGCTATAA